From Medicago truncatula cultivar Jemalong A17 chromosome 7, MtrunA17r5.0-ANR, whole genome shotgun sequence, a single genomic window includes:
- the LOC11435763 gene encoding NAC domain-containing protein 87 has protein sequence MEEPIVVNKGEDQTLDLPPGFRFHPTDAEIIVCYLTEKVKNSKFSATAIGEADLNKCEPWDLPKKAKMGEKEWYFFCQKDRKYPTGMRTNRATESGYWKATGKDKEIYHKGKGIQNLVGMKKTLVFYKGRAPKGEKTNWVMHEFRLEGKFATHNLPNKEKDEWVVSRVFHKNTDVKKPQISSGLLRINSIGHDDLLDYSSLPPLMDPSYTNDDFKGITTNQQISSTKSQSDGYYLPSFSINNNQHQFLIKPEDNYHRINYDQHEINPTMMNYTSISNQSNLNNPIGNTLPQPQIRIQNPNLNYFMYQNRMQSSMPTNVYGSGKNNECKVEQFSSNQSQDTGLSNDTSSAVSKLDMERNRALYDDLEGPSSVAPLSDLDSFWDY, from the exons ATGGAAGAACCAATTGTTGTTAACAAAGGTGAAGATCAAACTCTTGATCTTCCTCCAGGTTTCAGATTCCATCCAACAGATGCTGAGATAATTGTTTGTTATCTCACTGAAAAGGTTAAAAATAGCAAATTCAGTGCAACTGCTATTGGTGAAGCTGATTTGAACAAGTGTGAACCTTGGGACTTACCAA AGAAAGCAAAGATGGGAGAGAAAGAATGGTACTTTTTTTGTCAGAAAGATAGAAAATATCCAACAGGTATGAGAACAAATAGAGCAACTGAATCTGGTTACTGGAAAGCTACAGGAAAAGACAAAGAGATTTATCACAAAGGAAAAGGAATCCAAAACCTTGTTGGTATGAAGAAGACTCTTGTGTTCTATAAAGGAAGAGCTCCAAAAGGAGAGAAGACTAATTGGGTTATGCATGAATTCAGATTGGAAGGCAAATTTGCAACTCACAATCTTCCCAACAAAGAAAAG GATGAATGGGTTGTGTCAAGGGTTTTTCACAAGAACACAGATGTTAAAAAACCTCAAATTTCTTCTGGTCTTTTAAGGATAAACTCAATTGGTCATGATGATCTTCTTGATTATTCTTCACTTCCACCTCTCATGGATCCTTCTTACACAAATGATGATTTCAAAGGAATTACCACAAATCAACAAATTTCATCAACTAAATCACAATCAGATGGATATTATCTTCCAAGCTTCTCcatcaacaataatcaacaTCAATTTCTCATCAAGCCAGAAGATAATTACCATAGAATCAACTATGATCAACATGAGATTAATCCAACCATGATGAACTACACTTCCATTTCCAACCAATCCAATCTCAACAACCCAATTGGAAACACTTTACCACAACCTCAAATCCGAATCCAAAATCCAAACTTGAACTACTTTATGTATCAAAATAGGATGCAAAGTTCCATGCCAACAAATGTTTATGGCTCAGGTAAGAATAATGAGTGCAAGGTGGAACAATTCTCTTCAAACCAATCACAAGATACAGGTCTCAGCAATGACACTTCATCGGCTGTATCGAAACTAGACATGGAAAGGAATAGGGCATTGTATGATGATCTTGAAGGTCCTTCATCAGTTGCACCTCTCTCAGATTTGGATAGTTTTTGGGACTATTGA